From a single Candidatus Izimaplasma bacterium HR1 genomic region:
- a CDS encoding Iron hydrogenase 1 — MEYLNFQEANCQNCYKCIRTCKVKAIKIDDKQAKIVPDLCVGCGECFDICPQNAKSVKTDVEFVKDMLKTNKKVVVSLAPSFPSYDKMDNPLQFISALRELGFDQIEETTIGAVNVSKKYREDYYGEKKHIITTSCPTVNTMVTKYYPHLAKYLSECISPMMAHNNIIRKREDDVYTVFIGPCISKKEETSICYSKDSCIDAVITFDDIRFWLTEENININELEPSNFDFVSPSLSRWYPLSGGVEKASLNEDTSERRVLKVDGMEACVELLDCLDELESNTWIEMNACKEGCINGFGNSQSPLKLHKKIDTVINYINHETQNSYDYVEVDTFFDYTTFNPVSKTEYSDSEIQSILHKTGKYTKEDELNCGACGYNTCRSKAEAVLNNMAEIEMCLPYMRMKNEAVSSVIIENTPNGIIVADKEYQIVEFNPSSVNLFMISKMNAMHKHVEEVIGENVFGYVRHDKPSTALTKTLKKSGKTVIMTMKYIKNHKLYLGIFKDITQQEIQKRKHKEMSIDALDMAQNVIDKQMRVAHEIASLLGETTAETKVTLSKLKRLFDEQV, encoded by the coding sequence ATGGAATATTTAAATTTCCAAGAGGCTAATTGTCAAAATTGTTATAAGTGTATTAGAACATGCAAAGTAAAGGCAATTAAAATAGACGATAAACAAGCAAAAATAGTTCCAGATTTATGCGTTGGGTGTGGCGAATGTTTTGACATTTGCCCTCAAAACGCAAAAAGTGTAAAAACAGATGTTGAGTTTGTCAAAGATATGCTCAAAACAAACAAAAAAGTTGTTGTATCATTAGCACCATCGTTTCCAAGTTATGACAAAATGGATAATCCTCTACAGTTTATTAGTGCCCTACGTGAATTAGGGTTTGATCAAATTGAAGAGACGACAATCGGAGCAGTAAACGTATCAAAAAAATATAGAGAAGACTACTATGGTGAGAAAAAGCACATCATTACAACAAGTTGTCCGACAGTAAATACCATGGTAACAAAATACTATCCCCATTTAGCAAAATATCTAAGTGAATGTATATCTCCAATGATGGCGCACAATAATATCATCAGAAAACGTGAAGATGATGTATACACAGTATTCATCGGACCATGTATATCCAAAAAAGAAGAAACTAGTATTTGCTATTCAAAGGATTCATGTATTGATGCAGTAATTACTTTTGATGACATCAGATTTTGGTTAACTGAAGAGAATATCAATATTAATGAACTTGAACCTTCAAACTTTGATTTTGTCTCTCCAAGTTTGTCAAGATGGTACCCTTTAAGTGGGGGAGTAGAAAAAGCTTCTTTAAATGAGGATACATCTGAAAGAAGAGTATTGAAAGTTGACGGTATGGAAGCTTGTGTAGAACTTCTAGACTGTCTAGATGAACTAGAATCAAATACATGGATTGAAATGAATGCATGTAAAGAAGGATGTATTAATGGATTTGGAAACTCTCAAAGTCCATTAAAACTACATAAAAAAATAGATACAGTAATCAATTACATAAATCATGAAACACAAAACAGTTATGATTATGTTGAAGTTGATACATTTTTTGACTATACAACATTTAATCCAGTCAGTAAAACTGAATATTCAGATTCTGAGATTCAATCTATCCTCCATAAAACAGGTAAATATACAAAAGAGGATGAGTTGAATTGTGGAGCTTGTGGTTATAATACTTGTCGTAGTAAAGCAGAAGCTGTTTTAAACAATATGGCAGAAATAGAAATGTGTTTACCATATATGAGAATGAAGAACGAGGCAGTAAGTTCTGTTATTATTGAAAACACACCAAATGGGATCATTGTTGCTGATAAAGAGTATCAAATAGTGGAGTTTAATCCTTCAAGTGTTAACCTTTTTATGATTTCAAAAATGAATGCAATGCATAAGCATGTTGAAGAAGTAATTGGTGAAAATGTTTTTGGATATGTTAGACATGATAAACCAAGTACAGCTCTAACAAAAACCCTAAAGAAATCAGGGAAGACAGTAATAATGACGATGAAGTACATCAAAAACCATAAATTATATCTAGGTATATTCAAAGATATAACACAACAGGAAATCCAAAAAAGAAAACACAAAGAAATGAGTATTGATGCACTTGATATGGCACAGAATGTTATTGATAAACAGATGCGGGTTGCCCACGAAATTGCCTCTTTACTAGGAGAAACAACAGCGGAAACAAAAGTTACACTTTCAAAATTGAAGAGGTTATTTGATGAGCAAGTATAA
- a CDS encoding Adenosine monophosphate-protein transferase SoFic, which produces MKPYDNTDLPVNFKFDIEMMKLLVKARELYTKYNTIITYQEIDSKLILKPFILQESYKSCELAGNPVSHSSLYYIKCQPDNIYAKEILNYNSILDNIGNYLSSSFKLSVWYLNNIHKDLFKHLPIHPSKLGKYRDEVTWIGPRGSSIYDAEYIPSHPLDIPVLMSNYIKHFNKSYSLDKLIEMAISHAQFENIHPYKDANGRIGRILVPIQAFIETNTHVSVFVSEVIKDNEYMYYRKLQDTRNDKWEGYIKFFLEIVIEQLQRNIKRIDEMLLVYKKDLPKVIALLKEKNGKRVYEYLFSNITSTIKDASDDLHIDYQTIRNYFTRLFDTGLIAKHKINKGEYVYTYVKMYNIHVPVNWI; this is translated from the coding sequence ATGAAACCTTACGATAATACAGATTTACCGGTTAATTTCAAGTTTGATATTGAGATGATGAAACTACTTGTAAAAGCTAGAGAACTTTATACAAAATACAATACAATTATTACTTATCAGGAGATTGATTCGAAACTTATTCTTAAACCCTTTATCCTTCAGGAAAGTTATAAAAGTTGTGAACTTGCTGGTAATCCAGTTTCTCATTCCTCTTTATACTATATCAAATGTCAACCTGATAATATTTATGCAAAGGAAATCCTTAACTATAACTCGATATTGGATAATATTGGGAACTATTTATCTAGTAGTTTTAAATTATCTGTCTGGTACTTAAATAATATCCATAAAGATTTATTTAAGCATCTACCTATTCATCCTTCTAAACTAGGAAAGTACCGTGATGAAGTAACCTGGATTGGCCCTAGAGGTAGTTCAATATATGATGCTGAGTATATTCCCTCTCATCCATTAGATATTCCTGTTCTAATGAGCAATTATATAAAACACTTCAATAAGTCTTATAGTTTAGATAAATTGATTGAGATGGCTATTTCACATGCTCAGTTTGAAAATATTCATCCTTATAAAGATGCAAATGGAAGAATCGGAAGAATTCTTGTACCTATTCAAGCATTCATTGAGACAAATACTCATGTTAGTGTTTTTGTTAGTGAAGTAATTAAGGACAATGAGTATATGTATTACCGAAAGCTTCAAGATACAAGAAATGATAAATGGGAAGGTTATATCAAGTTCTTCTTGGAAATTGTGATTGAGCAGTTGCAAAGAAATATCAAAAGGATAGATGAAATGCTTCTTGTGTATAAGAAAGACCTTCCAAAAGTTATCGCTTTACTAAAAGAGAAAAATGGTAAAAGAGTATACGAATACTTGTTCAGTAATATCACTTCTACTATTAAAGATGCTAGTGATGATCTCCATATCGATTATCAGACAATTAGAAATTACTTTACTCGTTTATTTGATACTGGTTTGATTGCTAAACACAAGATAAATAAAGGGGAATATGTTTACACTTACGTAAAGATGTATAATATTCATGTTCCAGTTAATTGGATATAA
- the acrB gene encoding Acryloyl-CoA reductase electron transfer subunit gamma produces MNIIVLAKQVPNTTEIKINKETGTLIRDGVESIINPDDLAGIEEALKIKDKLGGSITVITMGPKKAESMLREIYGMGVDRCVLVSDRVFAGSDTLATSTILAEAIKQFEFDLIIAGRQAIDGDTAQVGPQIAELLEVSQVTYIEEINHITENTITVTKQNEEYSYIIECKLPCLITTLTDANKPRYQNVTDLWASFDKDIISLSNIDLNIPLSIIGLKGSPTRVKKTFTKPITKKTPKQELNAQDAAKVIIDALNPHM; encoded by the coding sequence ATGAATATTATAGTATTGGCTAAACAAGTGCCAAACACAACAGAAATTAAGATCAATAAGGAAACCGGAACTTTAATAAGAGATGGTGTCGAATCAATTATCAATCCTGATGATCTTGCAGGGATTGAAGAAGCATTAAAAATAAAGGATAAACTAGGCGGTTCTATTACAGTAATTACAATGGGTCCTAAAAAAGCTGAATCAATGTTAAGAGAAATATATGGTATGGGTGTAGATAGATGTGTTCTTGTATCAGATAGAGTATTTGCTGGTAGTGATACTTTAGCTACTTCAACAATACTTGCTGAGGCAATCAAACAATTCGAATTTGATTTAATTATTGCTGGTAGACAAGCTATTGATGGAGACACTGCCCAAGTAGGTCCGCAAATAGCTGAACTTCTAGAAGTATCTCAAGTTACTTATATTGAAGAGATTAATCATATCACAGAGAACACAATTACTGTTACCAAGCAAAATGAGGAATACTCATACATTATTGAATGTAAGTTACCTTGTTTAATTACTACTTTAACTGATGCGAACAAACCTCGATATCAGAATGTAACTGATTTATGGGCTAGTTTTGATAAGGATATTATTTCATTATCAAATATAGATCTAAACATCCCCTTAAGTATTATTGGATTAAAAGGATCACCAACAAGAGTAAAGAAAACTTTTACAAAACCTATCACAAAGAAAACTCCAAAACAAGAATTAAATGCTCAAGATGCTGCAAAGGTAATTATTGATGCATTAAATCCACACATGTGA
- a CDS encoding Iron hydrogenase 1, translating to MNYKFESDIQKLKYEVLKQAALVGFSDNQNINRDEIAEGIIPGPKPTFRCCIYKERTIIKERLLYALNEKDDEHIIKVIEPACDQCPIDRYTITNSCRGCIARSCQNACPVNAICIVQGRAYINQEKCVECGRCEEACQFNAISDTKRPCKRSCPVDAIDMDENKIAKIDYEKCISCGQCAYNCPFGAITDVTYIKSIAEKLSQNKNMYALIAPSISSQFDSVTIGQITHALKQIGFTDVIEVALGADMVIQEETKEFKNHIKNANYMTTSCCPSFVNLVEKKFPTETTNISTTVSPMVALGRFIKQLHQESTNVFIGPCMAKKEEMRRTPVKDAIDYVLTFEELRSLLGAKEIDLKTIEVDPLNNASYYGRMFAIHGGVSSSIKNYIESEDIAVEYNPVAANGAKDCIKQMTLAKNKKMAGNFLEGMVCHGGCISGPGSTTHRKKDAMSVKKYALEAKEKTTKDSLQIIDMKSVNMSRV from the coding sequence ATGAATTACAAATTTGAGTCGGATATCCAAAAACTAAAATATGAAGTACTAAAGCAAGCTGCTTTAGTTGGCTTTAGCGATAATCAAAATATAAATAGAGATGAAATTGCTGAAGGAATTATCCCCGGTCCTAAACCAACATTTAGATGTTGTATATATAAAGAGAGAACAATCATCAAAGAAAGACTTCTATATGCATTGAATGAAAAAGACGATGAACACATCATTAAAGTTATTGAACCAGCTTGTGATCAATGTCCCATTGATAGATATACAATAACTAATTCATGTCGAGGATGTATTGCTCGTTCTTGTCAAAATGCTTGTCCTGTAAATGCAATTTGCATTGTTCAAGGACGAGCGTATATTAATCAAGAGAAATGTGTAGAGTGTGGTAGATGTGAAGAGGCCTGCCAATTTAATGCAATAAGTGATACAAAAAGACCCTGTAAAAGATCATGTCCTGTAGATGCGATTGATATGGATGAAAATAAGATTGCAAAAATTGATTATGAAAAATGTATTTCTTGTGGACAATGTGCATACAACTGTCCATTTGGAGCAATTACTGATGTAACTTATATTAAAAGTATTGCTGAAAAATTATCACAAAATAAAAACATGTATGCTCTTATAGCCCCTTCAATAAGTAGCCAATTTGATTCTGTTACAATTGGACAAATTACCCATGCTTTAAAGCAAATTGGCTTTACTGATGTAATTGAAGTAGCACTAGGAGCAGATATGGTAATCCAAGAAGAAACAAAAGAGTTTAAGAATCATATTAAAAACGCTAATTATATGACAACATCATGTTGTCCATCATTTGTTAATCTTGTAGAAAAAAAATTCCCTACGGAAACTACAAATATATCTACAACAGTCTCACCTATGGTCGCATTGGGAAGATTCATTAAACAACTGCATCAGGAATCTACAAATGTCTTTATCGGTCCGTGTATGGCTAAAAAAGAGGAAATGAGAAGAACACCTGTAAAAGATGCTATTGATTATGTACTTACATTTGAAGAACTGCGATCACTACTTGGTGCAAAAGAAATAGACCTAAAAACTATTGAGGTAGATCCATTAAATAATGCTTCTTACTACGGTAGGATGTTCGCCATTCATGGAGGAGTATCAAGTTCAATTAAAAATTATATCGAGAGTGAAGATATAGCAGTAGAATATAATCCTGTTGCAGCAAATGGTGCTAAAGATTGCATTAAGCAAATGACACTTGCCAAGAATAAAAAAATGGCCGGAAATTTCTTAGAAGGAATGGTATGTCATGGTGGTTGCATCTCTGGACCAGGTTCAACAACTCATCGAAAAAAAGATGCTATGTCAGTAAAAAAATATGCACTAGAAGCAAAAGAGAAAACTACAAAAGATAGTCTTCAAATTATTGACATGAAATCAGTAAATATGAGTAGGGTATAA
- a CDS encoding Stage II sporulation protein E (SpoIIE) → MSKYKNFDYIDIAVDSLNKYKEELCGDHVEITENEYSKIIVLSDGLGSGVKANILATLTSNICSTMLRLGSNIIEVLETLEKTLPICKVRELAYSTFSIIQIYHDKRVQIIEYGNPRIVYIRDGELLKLEEQRIIFKEKEVIQSFTTYKKGDTLSIFSDGVVHTGIGKYIYLGWQWEEVVKVLKTTSRKSKSAKPISKAIIDICNTFSDYEPGDDTTCVVIRIRDIEKISLFSGPPKDKEKDRDLIHDLVYSQGKKVICGGTAANICAREMNKEIETNFEYFDPSIPPYAKIDGIDLVTEGVLTINEAIRILNESNKTEFDSRVLDRDNGASKLAKLIINDCTHLDILIGNSINPAHQNPFFPDELNIKWKSTTALIKAVESLGKTVEIKKY, encoded by the coding sequence ATGAGCAAGTATAAGAACTTTGATTATATTGATATTGCTGTTGATTCATTAAACAAGTATAAAGAGGAATTATGTGGAGATCATGTTGAAATAACCGAAAATGAATACTCAAAAATCATTGTTTTAAGTGACGGCTTAGGAAGTGGGGTAAAAGCTAACATATTAGCTACACTCACCTCTAATATTTGTTCAACAATGCTCAGACTAGGTAGTAATATCATTGAAGTACTAGAGACGTTAGAGAAGACTCTACCTATCTGTAAAGTAAGGGAGTTGGCTTATTCTACATTTTCTATAATTCAAATATATCATGACAAGAGAGTTCAAATAATAGAATACGGGAATCCACGCATTGTATATATAAGAGATGGGGAATTACTAAAACTAGAAGAACAAAGAATTATCTTTAAGGAAAAAGAAGTAATTCAATCGTTTACGACATATAAAAAAGGCGACACACTATCAATCTTTAGTGATGGTGTAGTTCATACTGGAATTGGGAAATACATATATTTAGGTTGGCAATGGGAAGAGGTTGTAAAAGTACTTAAGACAACTTCTAGAAAATCAAAATCTGCTAAACCTATTTCAAAAGCAATTATTGATATATGTAATACATTTAGTGATTACGAACCTGGTGATGACACAACTTGTGTTGTTATTAGAATACGTGATATCGAAAAAATATCATTATTCTCAGGTCCACCTAAAGACAAAGAGAAAGATCGTGATTTAATACATGATTTAGTCTATTCACAAGGAAAAAAAGTTATATGTGGAGGAACAGCAGCAAATATATGTGCTCGTGAAATGAATAAGGAAATAGAAACAAACTTTGAATACTTTGATCCTAGCATTCCACCGTATGCAAAAATCGATGGAATCGATTTAGTTACAGAGGGTGTTCTAACGATAAATGAGGCAATTAGAATCCTGAATGAATCAAACAAAACTGAATTTGATTCGAGAGTACTTGATCGCGACAATGGAGCAAGTAAACTTGCCAAGTTAATTATCAATGATTGTACACACTTAGATATACTAATTGGAAACTCAATTAATCCCGCTCATCAAAACCCCTTTTTCCCTGATGAGCTAAATATTAAGTGGAAATCAACAACTGCACTTATTAAAGCAGTAGAAAGTTTAGGAAAGACAGTAGAAATAAAAAAATACTAG
- the adhE gene encoding Aldehyde-alcohol dehydrogenase, giving the protein MEDKKVLNMINKLVKNAEKALEEYMLLDQKSVDEIVHEMTLAGVDNHMYLAQEAIKETKRGVFEDKVIKNIFATEYIWHSIKKQKTVGVIETNELEDYEEIAEPIGVVAGVTPVTNPTSTTMFKALISAKTRNPIIFAFHPSAQHCSSESARVLYEAALEKGAPENCIQWVTLPSIEATSQLMNHPSVSLILATGGSSMVKAAYSAGKPALGVGPGNVPCYIEKTADLKRACTDLMLSKTFDNGMICASEQAVIVDKEIKSDFENFMKENNCHFLNKDETKKLSEYMFPLPTKHLNSKVVGMTAHNIAKEAGFKVDEDTKILIAKLTKFGNEAPLSKEKLSPVLAYYISNSLEEGFKAARTMLDIGGLGHSAVIHTSNEALYTKYGEEMKVGRIIINSPSSQGAIGDIYNTNMPSLTLGCGSYGRNSTTSNVSSVNLINKKRIAKRRTNMQWFKVPPKIYFENNSIQYLEKMRDIKRVFIVTDPVMLNLGYVDKALYYLRKRENPIAIEIFSDVEPDPSTKTIYKGVEDMKRFNPDCILALGGGSVIDAAKGMWLFYEHENTSFDGLKLKFLDIRKRSFPYPKLGKKAKFVAVPTTSGTGSEVTAFSVITDKENNNIKYPLADYELTPDVAIIDPQFCLTMPKDITGDTGVDVLTHAIEAYVSILASDFTDALALKAIELVFNYLPRAYKYGATDFEAREKMHNASAIAGMAFTNAFLGINHSLAHKLGGEFHIPHGRANAIILPYVIRYNSQKPTKFAAFPKYKTFIADEKYCQIAKYLGLKANTVEEGVNSLVKKVEELLEEVNIPRTLQKAGVDESVFNERLTQLATNAFEDQCTTTNPRYPLIKELKEILVKAYK; this is encoded by the coding sequence ATGGAAGATAAAAAAGTTTTAAATATGATCAATAAATTAGTAAAAAATGCAGAGAAAGCACTAGAGGAGTATATGCTTTTAGACCAAAAAAGTGTAGACGAAATCGTTCACGAAATGACACTGGCTGGTGTCGATAATCACATGTATTTGGCACAAGAGGCTATTAAGGAAACAAAACGTGGTGTGTTTGAAGATAAAGTAATAAAAAATATATTTGCCACGGAGTATATTTGGCATTCTATAAAGAAACAAAAGACTGTTGGTGTAATTGAAACTAATGAATTAGAAGACTATGAAGAAATTGCAGAACCAATTGGAGTAGTAGCAGGAGTAACACCTGTTACTAATCCAACATCAACAACAATGTTTAAAGCATTAATTAGCGCTAAAACAAGAAATCCCATCATTTTTGCGTTTCATCCTTCAGCACAACATTGCTCAAGTGAATCAGCAAGAGTGCTTTATGAGGCAGCTCTTGAAAAAGGAGCACCAGAAAATTGCATCCAATGGGTTACGTTACCATCAATTGAAGCAACTAGCCAATTAATGAATCATCCAAGTGTATCATTAATCTTAGCAACTGGAGGTAGTTCAATGGTAAAAGCAGCATATAGTGCTGGTAAACCAGCTCTAGGAGTAGGACCAGGAAATGTTCCATGTTATATCGAGAAGACAGCAGATTTAAAAAGAGCGTGTACAGATTTAATGCTATCAAAAACCTTTGATAATGGAATGATATGTGCTAGTGAACAAGCAGTAATTGTAGATAAGGAAATCAAGAGTGATTTTGAGAACTTTATGAAAGAAAATAATTGTCATTTCTTAAATAAAGATGAAACAAAAAAACTTTCAGAGTATATGTTCCCATTACCTACTAAACACTTAAATAGTAAAGTTGTCGGTATGACAGCTCATAATATTGCAAAAGAAGCAGGATTTAAAGTTGATGAGGACACTAAAATTCTTATCGCAAAACTAACAAAATTTGGGAACGAAGCTCCCTTATCAAAGGAGAAGCTATCTCCTGTACTAGCATATTATATTTCGAACTCACTTGAAGAAGGTTTTAAAGCAGCAAGAACGATGTTAGATATTGGTGGATTAGGGCATTCTGCAGTAATCCACACAAGTAATGAAGCTTTATACACAAAATATGGTGAGGAAATGAAAGTAGGAAGAATTATTATTAATTCACCATCATCTCAAGGAGCAATCGGTGACATTTACAATACTAATATGCCATCACTTACACTTGGTTGTGGGAGTTACGGACGTAATTCTACTACATCAAATGTTAGTAGTGTAAATCTAATAAATAAAAAAAGAATTGCGAAAAGAAGAACAAATATGCAATGGTTCAAAGTACCACCAAAAATCTATTTCGAAAATAACTCAATTCAATATCTTGAAAAAATGAGAGATATCAAAAGAGTCTTCATAGTTACTGATCCAGTAATGCTTAACTTAGGATATGTTGATAAAGCATTATATTATTTAAGAAAAAGAGAGAATCCAATTGCAATTGAAATATTTAGCGATGTAGAACCAGATCCAAGTACAAAAACAATCTACAAAGGGGTAGAAGATATGAAAAGATTCAACCCTGATTGTATCCTTGCTCTTGGTGGAGGTAGTGTTATTGACGCTGCGAAAGGTATGTGGTTATTCTATGAACATGAAAATACATCGTTTGATGGTCTTAAACTTAAGTTCCTAGATATTAGAAAAAGATCATTCCCATATCCAAAATTAGGAAAAAAAGCAAAATTTGTCGCTGTTCCAACAACTTCTGGTACAGGTAGTGAAGTAACAGCATTCAGCGTTATTACGGATAAAGAGAATAATAATATAAAATACCCATTAGCAGATTACGAGTTAACACCTGATGTAGCCATTATTGATCCTCAATTCTGTCTAACAATGCCAAAAGACATAACAGGTGATACAGGTGTTGATGTATTAACTCATGCAATTGAAGCTTATGTGTCAATATTAGCAAGTGATTTCACAGATGCTTTAGCGCTAAAGGCTATCGAACTGGTCTTTAACTATTTACCACGTGCATATAAGTATGGAGCTACAGATTTTGAAGCAAGAGAAAAAATGCATAATGCATCAGCAATTGCAGGAATGGCATTTACGAATGCTTTCCTAGGAATTAACCATTCTTTAGCACATAAACTAGGCGGAGAATTCCATATTCCACATGGTCGTGCAAATGCCATAATTCTTCCTTATGTAATAAGATACAATTCCCAAAAGCCAACTAAATTTGCTGCCTTCCCTAAATATAAAACATTCATTGCAGACGAGAAATATTGTCAAATAGCAAAATATTTAGGATTAAAAGCTAATACAGTTGAAGAAGGAGTAAACTCTTTAGTGAAAAAAGTTGAGGAACTACTAGAAGAAGTAAATATCCCAAGAACTCTTCAAAAAGCCGGTGTTGACGAATCAGTATTTAATGAAAGATTAACTCAATTAGCAACTAATGCTTTTGAAGATCAATGCACAACTACAAATCCCCGTTATCCATTAATCAAAGAACTAAAAGAGATTCTAGTAAAGGCTTATAAGTAA
- a CDS encoding NADH dehydrogenase subunit E codes for MDISVCIGSACHLKGSYDVIKEFQELLKEYKLEDKITLKGAFCLNHCTEAVSTKINDGEVISMNVDKVKSLLKKVAEENKWNI; via the coding sequence ATGGATATAAGTGTTTGCATTGGTAGCGCATGTCATTTAAAGGGTTCGTATGATGTAATCAAAGAATTTCAAGAGCTTTTAAAGGAATACAAATTAGAGGATAAAATCACCCTTAAAGGAGCATTTTGTCTAAATCATTGTACAGAAGCAGTTTCGACAAAAATAAATGATGGAGAAGTTATCTCAATGAATGTTGATAAAGTTAAATCACTACTTAAAAAAGTGGCGGAAGAAAACAAATGGAATATTTAA
- the acrA gene encoding Acryloyl-CoA reductase electron transfer subunit beta, which produces MNNDIYVYIEHENNQIKDVSLELLAKAEILKESRKDFEIKVTAILIGKSIKNLANECIYFGADRVITYQNEILETYNTANYAKVVSEIIKTYQPEAFLIGGTTTGRDLAPRISAKVKTGLTADATSIEFNPEDTLSKELWITRPAFGGNLFATIVCPSHRPQMATIRSNVFDKNIKNMNRLGEIVNFEYEFVPNNDITYVKRISKNIKTQDITKARIIVSGGRGVSKDLTLLEETATILKGEIAVSRALVDEGLAPKTCQVGQTGKTVRPIIYLACGISGAVQHTAGMDKSEMIIAINSDKNAPIFDIADISIVGSAQQILSELNTQLR; this is translated from the coding sequence ATGAATAATGATATATATGTATATATAGAACATGAAAACAACCAAATAAAAGATGTTTCTTTAGAACTTCTTGCCAAAGCAGAAATTCTAAAAGAATCAAGAAAAGACTTTGAAATAAAAGTAACTGCAATATTAATTGGTAAGTCCATTAAAAATCTTGCTAACGAATGTATTTATTTTGGAGCAGACAGAGTAATAACATATCAAAATGAAATTTTAGAAACATATAATACTGCTAATTATGCAAAAGTTGTCTCAGAGATAATCAAAACCTATCAACCTGAAGCATTTCTAATTGGTGGTACGACCACCGGTAGAGACTTAGCACCGAGAATTAGTGCAAAAGTAAAAACAGGATTAACTGCAGATGCTACAAGCATTGAGTTTAACCCAGAAGATACATTGTCAAAAGAACTATGGATTACCAGACCGGCTTTTGGTGGAAACTTATTCGCAACAATCGTATGTCCAAGTCATCGCCCTCAAATGGCGACAATTCGTTCTAATGTATTTGATAAGAATATTAAAAACATGAATCGATTAGGTGAAATTGTTAACTTTGAATATGAGTTCGTACCAAATAATGATATTACATATGTAAAAAGAATATCAAAGAACATAAAAACACAAGACATCACAAAAGCTAGAATTATCGTCTCTGGTGGACGAGGTGTATCAAAAGACCTAACACTACTAGAAGAGACAGCAACGATACTAAAAGGCGAAATAGCTGTTTCTAGAGCACTTGTTGATGAAGGTCTTGCTCCTAAAACCTGTCAAGTTGGACAAACTGGGAAAACAGTAAGACCAATTATATATTTAGCTTGTGGTATATCAGGAGCTGTACAACATACAGCTGGAATGGATAAATCAGAAATGATTATCGCAATAAATAGCGATAAGAATGCCCCAATATTTGATATTGCAGACATTAGTATCGTTGGTTCAGCACAACAAATACTAAGTGAACTAAATACTCAGTTAAGATAA